A single Micromonospora sp. CCTCC AA 2012012 DNA region contains:
- a CDS encoding BTAD domain-containing putative transcriptional regulator, with amino-acid sequence MSGTKPPEGPAGAGPLPAPLRFDLLGPQRAWYADRELDLGPGKQRAVLAVLLLSAGRPVPTGQIVEAVWPEEPPANGTNVVQKYVAGLRRVFEPDRSPRSPGQVLTLTDAGYLLRAGPEAVDAVRFERGVHRARQRHAEGRTDAALGEVSAALRLWQGEPFTGFAGPFFEAARHRLVELRAGALETRADLLLELGRHRELVGELVELVAEFPVRERLRQQLMLALHRSGRQAEALAAYREFGELLREEYGIEPGEALRELHRRILRSDPALTPPSRPAEPPAPPSRPAAPPAPPAAGPAPEDPPEPSPPAPRTPVAVDPGRPGPVAVDPGRPGPVAADPVRPGAAPVGPVPSGSVGAVPVPYPPPPAVAGGFAPGLPPPYVAHPGLPPAAVPPPHVAGRYQPRPLPWWVSAGATVTGAAITLLSFGSLTWAVVLAYALWRRSWRLAVAGLGYLALVASVLFLAMRSTGNDEGTDAEAFYVVGTLGFCWLVGTVQVVLISPAVWAAVRRLFGADERRVTDERRVRREQARYLLHHYPAARYDLGIGRPDLPGVFDDGGLVDVNGVPDQVLATLPGLTPDQYQRVVADRWLRGPYASMEDLAGRCLLPAALTDSLRDLLLFLPPPGPPSGVVDQEVPVPGAPGS; translated from the coding sequence ATGTCAGGAACGAAGCCGCCGGAGGGACCGGCCGGTGCCGGACCACTGCCGGCGCCGCTGCGTTTCGACCTCCTCGGGCCGCAGCGGGCCTGGTACGCCGACCGGGAACTCGATCTCGGCCCCGGCAAGCAGCGGGCCGTGCTGGCGGTGCTGCTGCTCAGCGCCGGCCGGCCGGTGCCCACCGGGCAGATCGTCGAGGCGGTCTGGCCCGAGGAACCGCCCGCCAACGGCACCAACGTGGTGCAGAAGTACGTCGCCGGGCTGCGCCGGGTCTTCGAACCGGACCGCTCCCCGCGCAGCCCCGGTCAGGTGCTGACCCTGACCGACGCCGGCTATCTGCTCCGGGCCGGGCCGGAGGCGGTGGACGCGGTCCGCTTCGAGCGGGGCGTGCACCGGGCGCGGCAGCGGCACGCCGAGGGGCGTACCGATGCGGCGCTGGGCGAGGTGAGCGCCGCGCTCCGACTGTGGCAGGGGGAGCCGTTCACCGGCTTCGCCGGGCCGTTCTTCGAGGCCGCCCGGCATCGGCTGGTCGAGCTGCGGGCCGGGGCGTTGGAGACCCGGGCCGACCTGCTGCTGGAGCTGGGACGGCACCGGGAACTGGTCGGCGAACTGGTGGAGCTGGTCGCCGAGTTCCCGGTCCGGGAGCGGCTGCGCCAGCAGCTCATGCTCGCGCTGCACCGCAGCGGCCGGCAGGCGGAGGCGCTGGCCGCGTACCGGGAGTTCGGCGAGCTGCTCCGCGAGGAGTACGGCATCGAGCCGGGCGAGGCGCTCCGGGAGCTGCACCGGCGGATCCTCCGCTCCGACCCGGCGCTGACCCCGCCGTCCCGGCCGGCCGAGCCACCCGCCCCGCCGTCCCGGCCGGCCGCGCCACCCGCCCCGCCGGCCGCCGGCCCGGCACCGGAGGACCCGCCGGAGCCGTCACCACCGGCGCCACGTACCCCGGTCGCCGTTGACCCCGGGCGGCCCGGACCGGTCGCCGTCGACCCCGGGCGGCCCGGACCGGTCGCCGCCGACCCGGTACGGCCCGGAGCTGCACCCGTCGGCCCCGTGCCGTCCGGGTCGGTCGGTGCCGTTCCCGTGCCGTACCCGCCGCCGCCCGCCGTCGCGGGCGGGTTCGCGCCCGGCCTGCCGCCGCCCTACGTCGCCCACCCCGGGCTGCCGCCGGCAGCGGTCCCGCCGCCCCACGTCGCCGGCAGGTACCAGCCACGGCCGTTGCCCTGGTGGGTGAGCGCCGGCGCGACCGTCACCGGTGCCGCCATCACCCTGCTGTCGTTCGGCTCGCTCACCTGGGCGGTGGTCCTCGCGTACGCGCTGTGGCGGCGCAGCTGGCGGCTCGCGGTGGCCGGCCTCGGCTACCTCGCCCTGGTCGCCAGCGTGCTCTTCCTCGCGATGCGGTCGACCGGGAACGACGAGGGCACGGACGCCGAGGCGTTCTACGTGGTGGGCACGCTCGGGTTCTGCTGGCTGGTGGGCACCGTTCAGGTGGTGCTGATCAGCCCGGCGGTGTGGGCGGCGGTACGCCGGCTCTTCGGGGCCGACGAGCGGCGGGTCACCGACGAGCGGCGGGTACGCCGGGAACAGGCCCGCTATCTGCTGCACCACTATCCGGCCGCCCGGTACGACCTGGGCATCGGCCGCCCCGACCTGCCCGGCGTCTTCGACGACGGTGGGCTGGTCGACGTCAACGGCGTGCCCGACCAAGTGCTCGCGACCCTGCCCGGGCTCACCCCCGACCAGTACCAGCGGGTCGTCGCCGACCGCTGGCTGCGCGGCCCGTACGCCTCGATGGAGGACCTGGCGGGGCGCTGCCTGCTCCCGGCGGCCCTCACCGACTCCCTCCGCGACCTCCTGCTCTTCCTCCCTCCGCCGGGTCCTCCCTCGGGCGTCGTTGATCAAGAGGTTCCGGTCCCCGGCGCCCCCGGATCGTGA
- a CDS encoding RecQ family ATP-dependent DNA helicase: MGEDRAAVRERAEGVLRRLAGEHARLREDQWRAIEALVVDRRRVLCVQRTGWGKSAVYFVATALLRERPDAAGPTVIVSPLLALMRNQVESAARAGIRARTINSANLDEWDEITAEIHAGAVDVLLISPERLNNPDFRDTVLPKLAATTGLLVVDEAHCVSDWGHDFRPDYRRLRTFLGNLPERTPVLATTATANERVTADVAEQLGDALVLRGTLDRESLRLGVVDLPSPAHRLAWLADHLDGLPGSGIIYTLTVAAAGETAEFLRARGWSVASYTGQAEDADRRAAEQDLLDNKIKALVATSALGMGFDKPDLGFVVHLGAPPSPIAYYQQVGRAGRAVEHAEVLLLPGVEDAAIWRYFASLAFPPEEQVRAVLAALPTDRPMSTQALEPIVDLRRTRLELMLKVLDVDGAVRRVRGGWLATGEPWVYDEARLRRVAEARTAEQQAMREYATTSRCRMRYLRECLDDAGAVDCGRCDTCAGPLFTAEVSDAALSAAQTFLGRPGVAVPPKKLWPTGLEAVGVPLKGRIPPDEQALPGRAVGRLSDLGWGGRLRGLVGPEAADGPVPDDVTAAVVEVLKAWAHGDDPWPRRPAGVVAVGSRTRPTLVGSLAERIATVGRLPLLGQVVPTGPAGAGGPRGNSAQRVRALHDAFTVPADLADALAGLDGPVLLVDDLVDSGWTMTMAARLLRRAGAPDVLPLALAVAG, encoded by the coding sequence ATGGGTGAGGATCGGGCGGCCGTGCGGGAGCGGGCCGAGGGGGTGCTGCGGCGGTTGGCCGGCGAGCACGCGCGGCTCCGCGAGGACCAGTGGCGGGCGATCGAGGCCCTGGTGGTGGACCGGCGTCGGGTGCTCTGCGTCCAGCGCACCGGGTGGGGCAAGTCGGCGGTCTACTTCGTGGCGACCGCGCTGCTGCGGGAGCGCCCCGACGCCGCCGGGCCGACGGTGATCGTGTCGCCGCTGCTGGCGCTGATGCGCAACCAGGTGGAGTCGGCCGCGCGGGCCGGCATCCGCGCCCGGACGATCAACTCGGCGAACCTCGACGAGTGGGACGAGATCACCGCGGAGATCCACGCCGGAGCGGTGGACGTGCTGCTGATCAGCCCGGAGCGCCTCAACAATCCGGACTTCCGGGACACCGTGCTGCCGAAGCTGGCCGCCACCACCGGCCTGCTGGTGGTGGACGAGGCGCACTGCGTCTCCGACTGGGGGCACGACTTCCGGCCGGACTACCGCCGGCTGCGCACCTTCCTCGGCAACCTGCCCGAGCGCACCCCGGTGCTCGCCACCACCGCCACCGCCAACGAGCGGGTCACCGCCGACGTCGCCGAGCAACTGGGGGATGCCCTCGTGCTGCGCGGCACCCTGGACCGGGAGTCGCTGCGGCTGGGCGTGGTCGACCTGCCCAGCCCGGCGCACCGGCTGGCCTGGCTCGCCGACCACCTGGACGGGCTCCCCGGCTCGGGCATCATCTACACGTTGACCGTCGCGGCGGCCGGCGAGACCGCCGAGTTCCTGCGGGCCCGCGGCTGGTCGGTCGCGTCGTACACCGGGCAGGCCGAGGACGCCGACCGGCGGGCCGCCGAGCAGGACCTGCTCGACAACAAGATCAAGGCTTTGGTGGCCACCAGCGCGCTGGGCATGGGCTTCGACAAGCCGGACCTCGGCTTCGTGGTGCACCTCGGTGCGCCGCCCTCGCCGATCGCCTACTACCAGCAGGTCGGCCGCGCCGGCCGCGCCGTCGAGCACGCCGAGGTGCTCCTCCTGCCCGGCGTCGAGGACGCCGCCATCTGGCGCTACTTCGCCTCGCTCGCCTTCCCGCCCGAGGAGCAGGTCCGGGCGGTGCTGGCCGCGCTGCCCACCGACCGGCCGATGTCCACGCAGGCGCTGGAACCGATCGTGGACCTGCGCCGGACCCGGCTGGAGCTGATGCTCAAGGTGCTCGACGTGGACGGCGCGGTCCGCCGGGTGCGCGGCGGCTGGCTCGCCACCGGCGAGCCCTGGGTCTATGACGAGGCCCGGTTGCGCCGCGTCGCCGAGGCGCGCACCGCCGAGCAGCAGGCCATGCGGGAGTACGCCACCACGTCCCGCTGCCGGATGCGCTACCTGCGGGAATGCCTGGACGACGCCGGGGCGGTCGACTGCGGCCGGTGCGACACCTGTGCCGGCCCGCTCTTCACCGCCGAGGTCTCCGACGCGGCCCTGAGCGCCGCGCAGACCTTCCTGGGCCGCCCCGGGGTGGCGGTGCCGCCGAAGAAGCTCTGGCCGACCGGGTTGGAGGCGGTGGGCGTACCCCTGAAGGGGCGGATTCCCCCCGACGAGCAGGCGCTGCCGGGGCGGGCCGTGGGCCGGCTGTCGGACCTGGGCTGGGGTGGGCGGCTGCGCGGCCTGGTCGGGCCGGAGGCCGCCGACGGGCCGGTCCCCGACGACGTGACGGCGGCCGTGGTGGAGGTGCTGAAGGCCTGGGCGCACGGCGACGACCCGTGGCCGCGCCGCCCGGCCGGCGTGGTCGCCGTCGGCTCCCGGACCCGACCGACGCTGGTGGGCTCGCTCGCCGAGCGGATCGCCACGGTCGGGCGGCTGCCGCTGCTCGGCCAGGTGGTCCCGACCGGTCCGGCCGGTGCCGGCGGGCCGCGCGGCAACAGCGCCCAACGGGTACGCGCCCTGCACGACGCCTTCACCGTCCCCGCCGACCTGGCCGACGCGCTGGCCGGGCTGGACGGTCCGGTGCTGCTCGTCGACGACCTGGTCGACTCGGGCTGGACGATGACCATGGCGGCCCGGCTGCTGCGCCGGGCGGGCGCCCCCGACGTGCTGCCCCTCGCCCTCGCCGTCGCCGGCTGA
- a CDS encoding helix-turn-helix domain-containing protein — protein sequence MGSAEVSPQMAFARFVRRAIDDAREERGWTVTDLASHTGVGRSTVFRWLAGDWQDYPELAKVRGFCAALDLPVAAAFRALGLPDAGPAPRRRAEDGPVEADVRVILERLADPTVPAEEKHHIRDLLRYLARRPVRRAG from the coding sequence ATGGGCTCCGCAGAGGTCTCTCCGCAGATGGCGTTCGCGCGCTTCGTCCGCCGCGCCATCGACGACGCCCGTGAGGAACGCGGCTGGACCGTGACGGACCTCGCCTCGCACACCGGCGTCGGTCGGTCCACCGTCTTCCGCTGGCTCGCCGGGGACTGGCAGGACTATCCCGAGTTGGCCAAGGTGCGCGGCTTCTGCGCCGCCCTCGACCTGCCGGTCGCCGCGGCGTTCCGCGCCCTCGGCCTGCCGGACGCCGGCCCCGCCCCGCGCCGCCGCGCCGAGGACGGCCCGGTCGAGGCGGACGTGCGGGTGATCCTGGAGCGGCTCGCCGACCCCACGGTCCCCGCCGAGGAGAAGCACCACATCCGCGACCTGCTGCGCTATCTGGCCCGCCGTCCGGTCCGCCGGGCCGGCTGA
- a CDS encoding class I SAM-dependent methyltransferase, with product MPEPLDAALTEVRALLLDPALTRAVAAGRRKGQRPSVVRAELRPVTLKAGPRLQISTSDGARPYTRNVAPGAEADTAVDALLAEPFGNWHVETADATLQLRVTKSGEAQVHRAAASRPAPEPEGHDRSKDYLLDPGDPIFAEIGGSAAKRRQVDAFLRALAATLPDDLTGPLRVVDLGCGNAYLTFAAYRYLGQRGLDVELVGVDVREDQRRRNTELAERLGWADRVSFVAGTIADAVVEPAPDLVLALHACDTATDEALARAVRWGARWVLAAPCCHHDVAAQLRARPAPAPYELLTRQGILRERFADVLTDALRAGLLRSHGYRAEVVEFVDSRHTPRNLLIRARRTGTPPTDAQRAEYRELVDRWRITPRLETLLAD from the coding sequence ATGCCGGAACCGCTGGACGCCGCCCTGACCGAGGTGCGGGCGCTGCTGCTCGACCCCGCCCTGACCCGGGCGGTCGCCGCCGGACGGCGCAAGGGACAGCGCCCCTCGGTGGTCCGCGCGGAGCTGCGCCCGGTCACCCTCAAGGCGGGACCCCGCCTCCAGATCTCCACCTCCGACGGCGCCCGGCCGTACACCCGGAACGTGGCGCCCGGCGCGGAGGCCGACACGGCGGTCGACGCGCTGCTCGCCGAGCCGTTCGGCAACTGGCACGTGGAGACCGCCGACGCCACCCTGCAACTGCGGGTGACGAAGTCCGGCGAGGCACAGGTGCACCGGGCGGCGGCGAGCCGCCCGGCCCCCGAGCCGGAGGGGCACGACCGGTCCAAGGACTACCTGCTCGACCCCGGCGACCCGATCTTCGCCGAGATCGGCGGCTCGGCCGCCAAGCGCCGCCAGGTGGACGCCTTCCTGCGGGCGTTGGCCGCCACCCTCCCCGACGATCTGACCGGGCCGCTCCGGGTGGTCGACCTGGGCTGCGGGAACGCCTACCTGACCTTCGCGGCCTACCGCTATCTCGGGCAGCGCGGGCTCGACGTGGAGCTGGTCGGCGTGGACGTCCGGGAGGACCAGCGTCGACGCAACACCGAGCTGGCGGAGCGACTGGGCTGGGCCGACCGGGTCAGCTTCGTGGCCGGCACCATCGCCGACGCGGTCGTCGAGCCGGCGCCGGACCTGGTGCTGGCCCTGCACGCCTGCGACACCGCCACCGACGAGGCGCTGGCCCGGGCGGTCCGCTGGGGTGCCCGCTGGGTGCTCGCCGCGCCCTGCTGCCACCACGACGTCGCGGCGCAGCTGCGGGCCCGACCGGCGCCCGCGCCGTACGAGCTGCTCACCCGGCAGGGCATCCTGCGCGAGCGGTTCGCGGACGTGCTGACCGACGCGCTGCGGGCCGGGCTGCTCCGGTCGCACGGCTACCGGGCCGAGGTGGTCGAGTTCGTCGACTCCCGGCACACGCCGCGCAACCTGCTGATCCGGGCCCGACGCACCGGCACGCCACCGACTGACGCGCAGCGCGCCGAATACCGGGAACTCGTCGACCGGTGGCGGATCACGCCCCGCCTGGAGACTCTGCTCGCCGACTAG
- a CDS encoding DEAD/DEAH box helicase yields the protein MSEQIQDSTGQELAPTAPVRPEAPTFAELGARAETVEALAAAGITRAFAIQEYALPIGLRGVDLIGQAPTGTGKTLGFGIPLLERVFAPGEGGDGVPQALVVVPTRELGIQVAKDLAAAGRTRGVRVLPIYGGVAYEPQIDALRKGVEILVGTPGRLMDLQKQKHLRLDRVRALVLDEADRMLDLGFLDDVEKILAMLPEDRQTMLFSATMPDPIVTLSRRFLRRPVTIHAGHTAETGPSPQTQQLVYRTHSMNKVEIVARILQAEGRGLTMIFTRTKRAADRVAEDLDFRGFAVAAVHGDLGQGARERALRAFRAGKIDILVATDVAARGLDVTGVTHVINYDCPEDQDTYTHRIGRTGRAGATGVAVTFVDWDDMPRWRIIDKTLGLEMPEPPETYHTSAHLYTDLDISRDVTGTLPTAERTRAGLSAEVEEDLGGTSRARRGERGPRRGDGAGRGDGRGERGRGRGRSGAAPTGGTTPTEDATPAEAAGEEGTRTPRRRRRRRAGEAVSGEPTAVISAEGTTESAAPAAAAEGEASTKPRRRRRRRGGASGSGTPAEATAD from the coding sequence ATGAGCGAGCAGATTCAGGACAGCACGGGCCAGGAACTGGCCCCTACCGCCCCGGTCCGCCCGGAGGCCCCGACCTTCGCCGAGCTGGGCGCGCGCGCCGAGACCGTCGAGGCGCTGGCCGCCGCCGGCATCACCCGCGCCTTCGCCATCCAGGAGTACGCGCTGCCGATCGGGCTGCGCGGCGTCGACCTGATCGGCCAGGCGCCGACCGGCACCGGCAAGACCCTCGGCTTCGGCATCCCGCTGCTGGAGCGGGTCTTCGCCCCTGGCGAGGGCGGCGACGGCGTGCCGCAGGCACTGGTCGTCGTCCCCACCCGTGAGCTGGGCATCCAGGTCGCCAAGGACCTCGCCGCCGCGGGCCGCACCCGGGGCGTCCGGGTGCTGCCGATCTACGGCGGCGTCGCGTACGAGCCGCAGATCGACGCGCTGCGTAAGGGCGTGGAGATCCTGGTCGGCACCCCGGGCCGACTGATGGACCTGCAGAAGCAGAAGCACCTCCGGCTCGACCGGGTGCGCGCGCTGGTCCTCGACGAGGCCGACCGGATGCTGGACCTGGGCTTCCTCGACGACGTCGAGAAGATCCTGGCGATGCTGCCGGAGGACCGGCAGACCATGCTCTTCTCGGCCACCATGCCGGACCCGATCGTCACCCTGTCCCGGCGCTTCCTGCGTCGGCCGGTGACCATCCACGCCGGGCACACCGCCGAGACCGGTCCGTCGCCGCAGACCCAGCAGCTGGTCTACCGCACCCACTCGATGAACAAGGTCGAGATCGTGGCGCGCATCCTCCAGGCGGAGGGGCGCGGCCTGACCATGATCTTCACCCGGACCAAGCGGGCCGCCGACCGGGTCGCCGAGGACCTCGACTTCCGCGGGTTCGCGGTTGCCGCCGTCCACGGTGACCTGGGTCAGGGCGCGCGGGAGCGGGCGCTGCGCGCGTTCCGGGCCGGCAAGATCGACATTCTGGTCGCCACCGACGTCGCGGCCCGCGGGCTCGACGTCACCGGGGTCACCCACGTGATCAACTACGACTGCCCCGAGGACCAGGACACCTACACCCACCGGATCGGTCGTACCGGCCGGGCCGGGGCGACCGGCGTCGCGGTGACCTTCGTCGACTGGGACGACATGCCCCGCTGGCGGATCATCGACAAGACGCTCGGCCTGGAGATGCCCGAGCCGCCGGAGACGTACCACACCTCCGCGCACCTCTACACCGACCTGGACATCTCGCGCGACGTCACCGGCACCCTGCCGACCGCCGAGCGGACCCGGGCCGGGCTGTCGGCCGAGGTCGAGGAGGACCTGGGCGGCACGAGCCGGGCACGGCGCGGCGAGCGCGGCCCCCGGCGCGGTGACGGTGCGGGACGCGGCGACGGCCGGGGCGAGCGCGGTCGGGGTCGGGGCCGCAGCGGCGCCGCACCCACCGGCGGCACGACGCCGACCGAGGACGCGACGCCCGCCGAGGCCGCCGGCGAGGAGGGCACCCGTACCCCGCGCCGTCGGCGTCGCCGCCGGGCCGGTGAGGCGGTCTCCGGCGAGCCGACCGCGGTGATCTCCGCCGAGGGCACCACCGAGTCGGCCGCGCCGGCCGCTGCCGCCGAGGGCGAGGCGTCGACCAAGCCGCGCCGCCGCCGGCGCCGCCGTGGTGGCGCTTCGGGCTCCGGTACGCCGGCCGAGGCGACCGCCGACTGA
- a CDS encoding ferritin-like fold-containing protein, with translation MTAPDPALVDLLGLVAYGELLAFDRLAADARLAPDLRRRAALSEMAAAEMANYRRVADRVVALGALPEEAMGPYVGALQAFHDSTEPKDWLEAVTKAYVGDAITDDFLGEIAGALDEPDRRLVLDVLHESRYAEFAAAEIRAAIAADARVAGRLSMWARRLVGEALSQAGRVAAADRGALTALIGRREGVDVPALFQRLTAVHTERMTAVGLNN, from the coding sequence GTGACCGCGCCCGATCCCGCCCTCGTCGACCTGCTCGGCCTCGTCGCGTACGGCGAACTGCTCGCCTTCGACCGGCTGGCCGCCGACGCCCGACTCGCCCCCGACCTGCGGCGGCGGGCCGCGTTGAGCGAGATGGCGGCGGCCGAGATGGCCAACTACCGGCGGGTCGCCGACCGGGTCGTCGCGCTCGGCGCGCTGCCCGAGGAGGCGATGGGGCCGTACGTCGGGGCGTTGCAGGCGTTCCACGACTCGACCGAGCCGAAGGACTGGCTGGAGGCGGTGACGAAGGCGTACGTCGGGGACGCCATCACCGACGACTTCCTCGGGGAGATCGCCGGGGCGCTCGACGAGCCGGACCGTCGGCTCGTCCTCGACGTCCTGCACGAGTCCCGGTACGCCGAGTTCGCCGCCGCCGAGATCCGGGCCGCGATCGCGGCGGACGCGCGGGTGGCCGGTCGGCTCTCGATGTGGGCCCGACGCCTCGTCGGGGAGGCGCTCTCCCAGGCCGGGCGGGTCGCCGCCGCGGACCGGGGGGCGCTCACCGCGCTGATCGGCCGGCGGGAGGGGGTCGACGTGCCGGCGCTGTTCCAGCGCCTGACCGCCGTGCACACCGAGCGGATGACCGCCGTCGGGCTGAACAACTGA
- a CDS encoding DUF3107 domain-containing protein: MEVKIGVQYAPRELVLESAQSPAEIEQIVTDAFAKSEGTLSLTDEKGRRIIVPVGKVAYVEIAEASPRAVGFTVR; this comes from the coding sequence GTGGAGGTCAAGATCGGCGTGCAGTACGCGCCCCGCGAGCTGGTTCTGGAGAGCGCGCAGTCGCCGGCCGAGATCGAGCAGATCGTGACCGACGCCTTCGCCAAGAGCGAGGGCACGCTCTCCCTGACCGACGAGAAGGGCCGGCGGATCATCGTGCCGGTCGGCAAGGTCGCGTACGTCGAGATCGCCGAGGCGTCGCCCCGCGCGGTCGGCTTCACCGTCCGCTGA
- a CDS encoding TetR/AcrR family transcriptional regulator, with translation MTAVGNGPQTAGRPTRLPRSARRKQLLAAAQEVFVAQGYHAAAMDDIAERAGVSKPVLYQHFPGKMELYLALLDTHCDAIVAKVHDAMRGTNDNKERVGASVQAYFDFVDHESEAFRLVFESDLRNDPAVRQRVERVEQGCIAAITDTIISDTGVSRAHAELLASGLVGAAETAAQFWLAGGRQMPKAEAEALVAALSWRGIASFPLQGESA, from the coding sequence ATGACCGCTGTGGGGAACGGTCCACAGACCGCCGGTCGGCCCACCCGCCTGCCCCGCTCGGCGCGGCGCAAGCAGTTGCTGGCCGCGGCGCAGGAGGTGTTCGTCGCGCAGGGCTACCACGCCGCCGCGATGGACGACATCGCCGAGCGGGCGGGTGTCTCGAAGCCGGTGCTCTACCAGCACTTCCCGGGCAAGATGGAGCTCTACCTGGCGCTGCTGGACACGCACTGCGACGCGATCGTCGCCAAGGTGCACGACGCGATGCGCGGCACCAACGACAACAAGGAGCGGGTCGGCGCGTCGGTGCAGGCGTACTTCGACTTCGTCGACCACGAGAGCGAGGCGTTCCGCCTGGTCTTCGAGTCGGACCTGCGCAACGACCCGGCGGTGCGGCAGCGGGTGGAGCGGGTCGAGCAGGGCTGCATCGCGGCGATAACCGACACGATCATCTCCGACACCGGGGTCAGCCGGGCGCACGCGGAGCTGCTCGCCTCCGGCCTGGTCGGCGCGGCGGAGACGGCGGCGCAGTTCTGGTTGGCCGGCGGCCGGCAGATGCCGAAGGCCGAGGCGGAGGCGCTGGTCGCCGCCCTCTCCTGGCGGGGCATCGCCAGCTTCCCGCTGCAAGGTGAGTCAGCCTGA